One Glycine max cultivar Williams 82 chromosome 6, Glycine_max_v4.0, whole genome shotgun sequence DNA segment encodes these proteins:
- the LOC100776047 gene encoding psbP domain-containing protein 2, chloroplastic → MALRSCSALLRSSFFHQLSQTQSTYASSRTLVSILLPKCTSPTCIYESNKDMHLALSFSKRNLNLSILLTTFLWGEGVLMPNARDALLLAQELELQRYTDSEEGFTLLTPSSWTKVDKAGATVLFQEADMGSNNIGVVVNPVRLKTLEEFGTPQFVADKLLQAERRKESTKEAELITVAERSGEGGLQIYEFEYKVDSTRGGMKRIFSAAFVASKKLYLLNIVHSDKPESPLDPHKRMILEQVLHSFDAAA, encoded by the exons atggCTTTGAGAAGTTGCTCTGCCCTTTTACGCAGCAGTTTCTTCCACCAACTTTCTCAAACTCAATCCACTTATGCTTCTTCCAGAACCTTGGTCTCAATCTTGTTGCCCAAATGCACTTCACCTACCTGCATTTATGAATCCAACAAAGACATGCACTTAGCACTCTCTTTTAGTAAGAGGAACCTCAACCTTAGCATTCTTCTCACGACGTTTCTGTGGGGTGAGGGTGTGTTGATGCCAAATGCACGTGATGCACTGTTGTTGGCTCAGGAGTTGGAGCTTCAGAGATACACGGATTCCGAGGAAGGTTTCACTCTTCTTACACCCTCTTCTTGGACTAAG GTTGATAAAGCAGGGGCAACTGTGTTGTTTCAAGAGGCAGATATGGGAAGTAACAATATTGGGGTTGTGGTAAACCCAGTTCGTCTTAAGACTCTTGAAGAGTTTGGGACTCCTCAGTTCGTTGCTGATAAGCTTTTACAAGCAGAAAGACGTAAG GAAAGTACAAAGGAGGCCGAGTTGATTACAGTTGCAGAAAGATCAGGGGAGGGAGGGTTGcaaatttatgaatttgaatACAAGGTTGATAGTACTCGGGGAGGGATGAAGAGGATCTTTTCTGCAGCTTTTGTGGCCTCAAAGAAGCTATATCTTCTAAATATTGTTCACTCTGATAAACCAGAGAGTCCTCTTGACCCACATAAGAGAATGATTTTAGAGCAAGTTCTTCATTCCTTTGATGCAGCAGCTTAA
- the LOC100815443 gene encoding amino-acid permease BAT1 homolog isoform X1, with protein sequence MHPLFKLQVKATKKKWQGTPQLKPGSMGSENSFAEVTGNTTMDSAEKRLNELGYKQELRREMTMFKTLAISFSTMTLFTGITPLYGSSLQYAGPATLVWGWIVVSFFTWFVGIAMAEICSSFPTTGSLYFWAAHLAGPKWGPFSSWCCAWLETIGLIAGIGTQAYAGSQTLQSIILLSTGTNKGGGYFTPKWLFLCMYIGLTVIWAALNTFALEVIALIDIVSIWWQLIGGLVIVIMLPLVALTTKSASFVFTHLELAPESTGVSSKPYAVILSFLVSQYSLYGYDAAAHLTEETKGADKNGPIAILGSIGIITVFGWAYILALTFSIQDFGYLYDPNNETAGAFVPAQILYDAFHGRYHNSAGAIILLFVIWGSFFFGGLSITTSAARVVYALSRDKGVPFSHLWRQLHPKYKIPSNAVWLCAAICILLGLPILKVNVVFTAITSICTIGWVGGYAVPIFARLVMSEKNFKPGPFYLGKARRPVCLVAFLWICYTCSVFLLPTLYPITWDTFNYAPVALGVGLGIIMLWWLLDARKWFTGPVRNIDIQNGMV encoded by the exons ATGCATCCACTTTTCAAGTTACAAGtgaaagcaacaaaaaaaaaatggcag GGAACTCCTCAACTGAAACCTGGTTCTATGGGGAGTGAAAACAGCTTTGCAGAAGTGACAGGAAACACAACTATGGATTCAGCAGAGAAGAGGCTCAATGAGCTTGGTTACAAGCAAGAACTGAGAAGAGAAatg ACTATGTTCAAAACTTTGGCGATATCATTTTCCACAATGACCCTTTTCACTGGAATTACACCTCTCTATGGTTCTAGTCTTCAATATGCAGGCCCTGCAACTCTTGTATGGGGGTGGATAGTGGTTTCTTTCTTCACTTGGTTTGTTGGGATTGCAATGGCTGAGATATGCTCATCCTTCCCG ACAACTGGTTCTCTGTACTTTTGGGCTGCCCATTTAGCTGGTCCAAAATGGGGACCATTTTCTTCATGGTGCTGTGCTTGGCTTGAGACTATAGGGCTTATAGCTGGGATAGGGACTCAG GCATATGCAGGATCACAAACATTGCAGAGTATAATCCTACTCTCAACTGGCACAAATAAAGGTGGAGGGTACTTCACTCCGAAATGGCTATTCTTATGTATGTACATTGGCCTCACTGTTATATGGGCAGCACTAAACACATTTGCATTGGAAGTGATTGCCTTGATCGATATAGTTTCAATatggtggcag CTTATTGGTGGATTGGTGATAGTCATAATGTTACCTCTGGTAGCACTAACTACAAAATCTGCTTCATTTGTATTCACCCATTTGGAATTAGCCCCTGAATCAACAGGAGTATCAAGCAAACCATATGCAGTTATTCTATCATTTCTTGTCAGCCAGTATTCCCTCTATGGCTATGATGCTGCAGCACATCTAACTGAAGAAACCAAAGGTGCAGACAAGAATGGACCTATTGCAATACTAGGTAGTATTGGGATCATTACAGTATTTGGATGGGCTTACATCTTGGCACTTACATTCAGCATTCAG GATTTTGGTTACCTTTATGATCCAAACAATGAGACTGCTGGAGCATTTGTTCCAGCACAAATACTCTATGATGCATTTCATGGAAGATATCACAATTCTGCTGGAGCAATCATTCTACTATTTGTCATTTGGGGTTCATTCTTTTTTGGTGGGCTTTCAATTACTACAAGTGCTGCCAGAGtg GTCTATGCTTTGTCAAGAGACAAGGGAGTTCCTTTTTCACACTTGTGGCGGCAACTGCACCCAAAGTACAAAATTCCTTCAAATGCAGTGTGGCTCTGTGCTGCAATCTGCATTCTTCTTGGTCTCCCAATTTTGAAGGTCAATGTAGTCTTTACTGCAATAACTTCAATATGTACAATCGGATGGGTTGGTGGTTATGCAGTTCCAATCTTTGCAAGGCTTGTCATGTCTGAGAAGAACTTCAAGCCCGGGCCGTTTTATTTAGGCAAGGCAAGAAGACCAGTCTGTCTGGTGGCATTCCTATGGATTTGTTACACATGTTCTGTATTCCTTTTGCCAACTCTATATCCAATTACTTGGGATACTTTTAATTATGCACCAGTTGCTTTGGGGGTAGGTTTGGGTATAATAATGCTTTGGTGGCTATTGGATGCTAGAAAATGGTTCACAGGGCCAGTTAGGAATATTGACATTCAAAATGGCATGGTGTGA
- the LOC100815443 gene encoding amino-acid permease BAT1 homolog isoform X2, which yields MGSENSFAEVTGNTTMDSAEKRLNELGYKQELRREMTMFKTLAISFSTMTLFTGITPLYGSSLQYAGPATLVWGWIVVSFFTWFVGIAMAEICSSFPTTGSLYFWAAHLAGPKWGPFSSWCCAWLETIGLIAGIGTQAYAGSQTLQSIILLSTGTNKGGGYFTPKWLFLCMYIGLTVIWAALNTFALEVIALIDIVSIWWQLIGGLVIVIMLPLVALTTKSASFVFTHLELAPESTGVSSKPYAVILSFLVSQYSLYGYDAAAHLTEETKGADKNGPIAILGSIGIITVFGWAYILALTFSIQDFGYLYDPNNETAGAFVPAQILYDAFHGRYHNSAGAIILLFVIWGSFFFGGLSITTSAARVVYALSRDKGVPFSHLWRQLHPKYKIPSNAVWLCAAICILLGLPILKVNVVFTAITSICTIGWVGGYAVPIFARLVMSEKNFKPGPFYLGKARRPVCLVAFLWICYTCSVFLLPTLYPITWDTFNYAPVALGVGLGIIMLWWLLDARKWFTGPVRNIDIQNGMV from the exons ATGGGGAGTGAAAACAGCTTTGCAGAAGTGACAGGAAACACAACTATGGATTCAGCAGAGAAGAGGCTCAATGAGCTTGGTTACAAGCAAGAACTGAGAAGAGAAatg ACTATGTTCAAAACTTTGGCGATATCATTTTCCACAATGACCCTTTTCACTGGAATTACACCTCTCTATGGTTCTAGTCTTCAATATGCAGGCCCTGCAACTCTTGTATGGGGGTGGATAGTGGTTTCTTTCTTCACTTGGTTTGTTGGGATTGCAATGGCTGAGATATGCTCATCCTTCCCG ACAACTGGTTCTCTGTACTTTTGGGCTGCCCATTTAGCTGGTCCAAAATGGGGACCATTTTCTTCATGGTGCTGTGCTTGGCTTGAGACTATAGGGCTTATAGCTGGGATAGGGACTCAG GCATATGCAGGATCACAAACATTGCAGAGTATAATCCTACTCTCAACTGGCACAAATAAAGGTGGAGGGTACTTCACTCCGAAATGGCTATTCTTATGTATGTACATTGGCCTCACTGTTATATGGGCAGCACTAAACACATTTGCATTGGAAGTGATTGCCTTGATCGATATAGTTTCAATatggtggcag CTTATTGGTGGATTGGTGATAGTCATAATGTTACCTCTGGTAGCACTAACTACAAAATCTGCTTCATTTGTATTCACCCATTTGGAATTAGCCCCTGAATCAACAGGAGTATCAAGCAAACCATATGCAGTTATTCTATCATTTCTTGTCAGCCAGTATTCCCTCTATGGCTATGATGCTGCAGCACATCTAACTGAAGAAACCAAAGGTGCAGACAAGAATGGACCTATTGCAATACTAGGTAGTATTGGGATCATTACAGTATTTGGATGGGCTTACATCTTGGCACTTACATTCAGCATTCAG GATTTTGGTTACCTTTATGATCCAAACAATGAGACTGCTGGAGCATTTGTTCCAGCACAAATACTCTATGATGCATTTCATGGAAGATATCACAATTCTGCTGGAGCAATCATTCTACTATTTGTCATTTGGGGTTCATTCTTTTTTGGTGGGCTTTCAATTACTACAAGTGCTGCCAGAGtg GTCTATGCTTTGTCAAGAGACAAGGGAGTTCCTTTTTCACACTTGTGGCGGCAACTGCACCCAAAGTACAAAATTCCTTCAAATGCAGTGTGGCTCTGTGCTGCAATCTGCATTCTTCTTGGTCTCCCAATTTTGAAGGTCAATGTAGTCTTTACTGCAATAACTTCAATATGTACAATCGGATGGGTTGGTGGTTATGCAGTTCCAATCTTTGCAAGGCTTGTCATGTCTGAGAAGAACTTCAAGCCCGGGCCGTTTTATTTAGGCAAGGCAAGAAGACCAGTCTGTCTGGTGGCATTCCTATGGATTTGTTACACATGTTCTGTATTCCTTTTGCCAACTCTATATCCAATTACTTGGGATACTTTTAATTATGCACCAGTTGCTTTGGGGGTAGGTTTGGGTATAATAATGCTTTGGTGGCTATTGGATGCTAGAAAATGGTTCACAGGGCCAGTTAGGAATATTGACATTCAAAATGGCATGGTGTGA
- the LOC100815981 gene encoding lipase-like PAD4, giving the protein MVADEASPFETSEMLATFLTSTPLLSESWQLCTTAAAAAPRSFVTEQRGGGVVYVAFPGVEMVAASTDSSWRNFVALDSIGDMPLFSARRLNKEGDEPVMVHAGMLNLFSIFFEPFQKQMLAIMGDTNTKFIVITGHSIGGATASLCALWLLSYLHQISSFMSVSVLCITFGSPMLGNGSFSRAILRERWGGNFCHVVSKHDIMPRLLFAPITSYTTQLNFLLQFWQLSMTDPGFGKLAISISDQQKELFDFVMSHLDAATHYGEGSAHVWFHPFGSYLFVSSEGAVCVDGANAVIKMMHLMFASGSLACSIEDHLKYGEYVKNLSLQFLNQNNSMQGSIHDSSYEAGLELAVQSSGLASQESEIEPAKECLKMTRRMGPSPTKNAANLAITLSKFVPYRAEIEWYKAWCDQQVDQMGYYDLFKRRRSTSRMTMKVNMNRHKLARFWNNVIEKLETNELPHDLAVRAKWVNASHFYKLLVEPLDIAEYYGKGMHTTKGHYIQHGRERRYEIFDRWWKDGMANTEENNERRSKFASLTQDSCFWARVEEAREWLDSVRSESDTTKLAVLWDNIEKFEKYAMELVDNKEVSEDVLAKNSSYSIWLEDLRGLRELKAKVKRFSHHFNPFLDGEVIP; this is encoded by the exons ATGGTTGCCGACGAAGCTTCACC ATTCGAGACCAGCGAGATGCTGGCAACGTTCCTGACGTCGACGCCGCTGCTATCGGAGTCATGGCAGCTGTGCACaaccgccgccgccgccgcgcCTCGGAGTTTCGTGACCGAGCAACGCGGTGGCGGCGTGGTGTACGTGGCTTTCCCCGGGGTCGAAATGGTGGCGGCGTCGACGGACTCTAGCTGGAGAAACTTTGTGGCGTTGGATAGCATCGGCGACATGCCACTGTTCTCGGCGCGTCGTCTCAACAAGGAAGGCGATGAGCCTGTGATGGTGCATGCTGGGATGCTGAATctcttttccatctttttcgAACCATTCCAAAAACAG ATGTTGGCAATCATGGGAGACACCAACACCAAATTCATTGTCATAACTGGCCATTCCATTGGAGGAGCCACAGCCTCTCTATGTGCTCTTTGGCTACTATCTTACCTTCACCAGATATCTTCCTTTATGTCCGTGTCAGTCTTATGCATCACTTTTGGTTCACCAATGCTAGGGAATGGTTCTTTCTCACGTGCTATTCTCAGAGAAAGATGGGGTGGTAACTTCTGTCACGTGGTCTCAAAGCATGACATAATGCCAAGGCTTCTCTTTGCTCCCATAACCTCTTACACTACTCAGCTAAACTTCCTGCTTCAGTTTTGGCAACTGTCCATGACTGATCCAGGCTTTGGGAAGCttgcaatttcaatttctgaCCAACAGAAAGAGTTGTTCGACTTTGTGATGAGTCACTTGGATGCAGCCACACACTATGGTGAAGGGTCTGCACATGTTTGGTTTCACCCGTTTGGGAGCTAcctttttgtttcatcagaAGGAGCAGTGTGTGTGGATGGTGCAAATGCTGTTATAAAGATGATGCATTTGATGTTTGCATCAGGTTCTCTTGCTTGTAGTATTGAGGACCATCTGAAGTATGGAGAGTATGTTAAGAATTTGTCTTTGCAATTCTTGAACCAGAACAATTCCATGCAGGGGAGCATTCACGATTCAAGCTATGAAGCAGGACTTGAATTGGCGGTTCAGTCTTCAGGTTTGGCTAGCCAG GAATCAGAAATCGAACCTGCCAAGGAGTGCCTTAAGATGACAAGGAGGATGGGTCCATCACCAACCAAGAATGCTGCTAACTTAGCAATTACATTATCAAAGTTTGTGCCTTATAGGGCCGAAATAGAATGGTACAAAGCTTGGTGTGACCAGCAAGTTGATCAAATGGGATACTACGACTTGTTCAAGAGGAGAAGGAGCACTTCGAGAATGACCATGAAAGTCAACATGAATCGTCACAAACTTGCCAGATTTTGGAACAATGTGATTGAAAAACTGGAGACAAATGAGCTGCCTCATGATTTAGCGGTGCGGGCTAAATGGGTCAATGCTTCACATTTCTACAAACTATTGGTTGAGCCACTAGATATTGCAGAGTATTATGGGAAGGGGATGCACACAACCAAGGGGCATTACATACAGCATGGCAGAGAGAGGAGGTATGAGATTTTTGATAGGTGGTGGAAGGATGGAATGGCCAACACGGAAGAAAATAATGAGAGGAGGAGCAAGTTTGCAAGTTTGACCCAAGATTCATGCTTTTGGGCAAGGGTGGAGGAAGCAAGGGAGTGGTTGGACAGTGTCAGAAGTGAGAGTGACACAACAAAGCTGGCTGTGCTGTGGGATAACATTGAGAAATTTGAGAAGTATGCTATGGAACTTGTTGATAATAAGGAGGTGTCTGAAGATGTTCTTGCCAAGAACTCAAGTTACAGTATATGGCTGGAAGATTTAAGAGGACTGCGGGAACTCAAAGCAAAGGTGAAGAGGTTTTCACACCACTTTAACCCGTTTCTGGATGGAGAAGTAATTCCTTAA